In Streptomyces puniciscabiei, a single genomic region encodes these proteins:
- a CDS encoding ROK family transcriptional regulator translates to MPASPSTARAINDRLALRLLQHEGPLTAGQLKQLTGLSRPTVADLVERLTAAGLITVVGESGEQRRGPNARLYGIVADRAHLAALDVRTGGVFVLVSDLVGEVLAEASVPIGGDTGTGPAVEQAVAAVERTAKEAGADRLHTVGIGAPGLVDPATGDLRDSGGLPAWHRSLAAALQERMPGARVTVENETNLAALAEQREGAARDRDTFVLLWLGHGVGAAVVLDGTLRRGASGGTGEIGFLPVPGTASLPSSSDCDGGFHSLAGAAAIGALAAEHGLPVPATMDGPGAAVVIREAVAEVTGQGGDSGAARPGAEGPAERFLHALADRIAIGAASVVAVLDPGCVVLGGEAGQAGGAVLAGLVEERLRRMSPLLTEVRASTLGGAAVLRGALLTARDRAQEELFAPQDRN, encoded by the coding sequence ATGCCCGCATCACCCAGCACCGCCCGGGCCATCAACGACCGCCTGGCCCTGCGCCTGCTGCAGCACGAAGGGCCGCTCACGGCCGGGCAGTTGAAGCAGCTGACGGGGCTGTCCCGGCCGACGGTCGCCGACCTCGTGGAACGGCTCACCGCCGCCGGGCTGATCACCGTGGTCGGCGAGTCCGGCGAACAGCGCCGGGGTCCCAACGCCCGGCTCTACGGCATCGTCGCCGACCGCGCCCACCTGGCCGCGCTCGACGTCCGCACCGGCGGTGTCTTCGTCCTCGTCTCCGACCTGGTCGGAGAGGTGCTGGCCGAGGCGTCCGTGCCGATCGGCGGCGACACCGGGACCGGCCCGGCCGTGGAGCAGGCGGTGGCGGCGGTGGAGCGGACCGCGAAGGAGGCCGGGGCGGACCGGCTGCACACCGTCGGTATCGGCGCGCCGGGCCTCGTCGACCCCGCCACGGGCGACCTGCGCGACTCCGGCGGGCTGCCCGCCTGGCACCGCAGCCTGGCCGCGGCCCTGCAGGAGCGGATGCCCGGAGCCCGCGTCACCGTGGAGAACGAGACCAACCTCGCCGCCCTGGCCGAGCAGCGCGAGGGCGCGGCGCGGGACCGGGACACGTTCGTCCTGCTCTGGCTGGGGCACGGCGTCGGCGCGGCGGTCGTCCTCGACGGCACGCTCCGCCGCGGCGCCTCGGGCGGCACGGGAGAGATCGGCTTCCTCCCGGTGCCGGGCACCGCCTCCCTCCCCTCGTCGAGCGACTGCGACGGCGGCTTCCACTCCCTGGCCGGCGCGGCGGCGATCGGCGCCCTGGCGGCGGAGCACGGCCTGCCGGTACCGGCGACGATGGACGGACCGGGCGCGGCGGTGGTGATCCGGGAGGCCGTGGCGGAGGTGACGGGTCAGGGGGGCGACTCCGGCGCGGCTCGTCCGGGGGCCGAAGGGCCCGCCGAGCGGTTTCTCCACGCCCTGGCCGACCGGATCGCCATCGGCGCCGCGTCCGTGGTGGCCGTGCTCGACCCCGGGTGCGTGGTGCTCGGCGGGGAGGCCGGGCAGGCGGGCGGCGCGGTGCTCGCCGGGCTCGTGGAGGAGCGGCTGCGCCGTATGTCACCCCTGCTCACAGAGGTACGGGCGAGCACCCTCGGCGGCGCGGCGGTCCTGCGCGGCGCCCTGCTGACCGCCCGTGACCGCGCCCAGGAGGAGCTGTTCGCACCCCAGGACCGGAACTGA
- a CDS encoding riboflavin synthase — MFTGIVEELGEVTAVENLDDASRFRLRGPVVTEGARHGDSIAVNGVCLTVVEHEGDEFTADVMAETLKRSSLGALTVGSRVNLERPMAVGARLGGHIVQGHVDGTGEVLERKPSENWEIVKISLPADLSRYVVEKGSITVDGISLTVVDAGPDHFTVSLIPTTLDLTTLGHKQPGDPVNLEVDVVAKYVERLLGDRAQGAGK; from the coding sequence GTGTTCACCGGAATCGTCGAAGAGCTGGGTGAGGTCACCGCCGTCGAGAACCTCGACGACGCCTCCCGCTTCCGGCTCCGCGGCCCCGTCGTGACCGAGGGCGCGCGGCACGGCGACTCCATCGCCGTGAACGGGGTCTGTCTCACCGTCGTGGAGCACGAGGGCGACGAGTTCACCGCCGATGTGATGGCGGAGACCCTGAAGCGTTCCAGCCTCGGCGCCCTCACCGTCGGCTCCCGCGTCAACCTCGAACGCCCGATGGCCGTGGGCGCGCGTCTCGGCGGGCACATCGTGCAGGGCCATGTCGACGGCACCGGCGAGGTGCTGGAGCGCAAGCCCTCCGAGAACTGGGAGATCGTCAAGATCTCGCTCCCCGCGGACCTCTCCCGCTACGTCGTCGAGAAGGGCTCCATCACCGTCGACGGCATCAGCCTCACGGTCGTGGACGCCGGCCCCGACCACTTCACCGTCAGCCTCATCCCGACCACCCTCGACCTGACCACGCTCGGCCACAAGCAGCCCGGCGACCCGGTCAACCTCGAGGTCGACGTCGTCGCCAAGTACGTCGAGCGCCTGCTCGGCGACCGCGCCCAGGGGGCCGGCAAGTGA
- a CDS encoding RNA polymerase sigma-70 factor, with translation MTPSPPSDEFESHRPRLFGLAYRLLGSAHEAEDAVQDAYLRFSGVDRAAIEHPGAWLAKAVTNLCLTRLTSARARREEYPGTWLPEPVATSDGTLGPLESAERREQVSMALLVLLERLTPTERAVYVLREAFGYAHREIAEVLELSEANCRQLYRRAVARVAVPEGLFEPAPERQEELLMSFLTAAREGDLAALEKMLAADVTYWGDGGGKVSAARRPVEGREKVVRFLVGGAGRFTGGLDIVVAEVNGASALVAWAGDVLAGVASFELRDGLIAHVRTVMNPDKLAYMRRQLTRS, from the coding sequence ATGACGCCATCGCCGCCCTCCGACGAGTTCGAGTCCCACCGGCCCCGCCTGTTCGGCCTGGCCTACCGTCTGCTCGGCTCAGCCCACGAGGCGGAGGACGCGGTGCAGGACGCGTATCTGCGGTTCAGCGGCGTCGACCGGGCGGCGATCGAGCACCCGGGGGCCTGGCTCGCCAAGGCCGTCACCAACCTCTGCCTCACCAGGCTGACCTCGGCCCGGGCGCGGCGCGAGGAGTACCCCGGGACCTGGCTGCCGGAGCCGGTGGCCACCTCCGACGGGACGCTCGGCCCCCTGGAGTCGGCGGAGCGGCGCGAGCAGGTCTCCATGGCACTGCTGGTCCTGCTGGAGCGGCTGACGCCGACCGAGCGCGCGGTGTACGTGCTGCGCGAGGCGTTCGGTTACGCCCACCGGGAGATCGCGGAGGTCCTGGAGCTGAGCGAGGCCAACTGCCGCCAGCTGTACCGGCGGGCGGTGGCCCGGGTCGCCGTGCCGGAGGGCCTCTTCGAGCCGGCGCCCGAGCGGCAGGAGGAACTGCTCATGTCCTTCCTCACGGCGGCCCGCGAGGGTGACCTGGCCGCTCTGGAGAAGATGCTGGCGGCGGACGTCACCTACTGGGGCGACGGCGGCGGCAAGGTGTCCGCGGCCAGGCGTCCGGTCGAGGGGCGCGAGAAGGTCGTGCGCTTCCTGGTGGGCGGGGCCGGGCGGTTCACGGGCGGCCTGGACATCGTGGTGGCGGAGGTCAACGGCGCGAGCGCGCTGGTCGCGTGGGCGGGCGACGTACTCGCCGGGGTGGCGTCCTTCGAGCTGCGGGACGGGCTGATCGCTCATGTGCGTACCGTGATGAACCCGGACAAGCTGGCCTACATGCGGCGGCAGCTGACGCGGTCGTAG
- a CDS encoding SDR family oxidoreductase, protein MPRILVTGGTGTLGRCVTERLRTEGHEVRVLSRHTQPYTVDLRVGGSGLDAALAGVDTVVHCATTQRGGDETSGDHLIAAARRAGVGHMVYISIVGVDRVPLGYYRTKLAVERRIEESGLGWTVLRTTQFHDLLVTILGGLAKPPVMLVPAGVQDQPVEVTEVADRLVELALAAPAGRVADMGGPEVRTLDSLARAYLRATGRRRAVARLPLFGRTYRACREGGLLAPEQAVGKTTFEEYLGRRFGG, encoded by the coding sequence ATGCCCAGGATCCTGGTGACCGGCGGGACCGGCACGCTCGGCCGGTGCGTGACGGAGCGGCTGCGGACGGAGGGGCACGAGGTGCGGGTGCTCAGCCGGCACACGCAGCCGTACACCGTCGATCTGCGCGTGGGCGGGAGCGGTCTCGACGCCGCGCTCGCCGGCGTGGACACCGTGGTGCACTGCGCGACCACGCAGCGGGGCGGCGACGAGACCTCCGGCGACCATCTGATCGCGGCGGCACGGCGGGCCGGGGTGGGCCATATGGTCTACATCTCCATCGTCGGCGTCGACCGGGTGCCGCTCGGCTACTACAGGACCAAGCTGGCCGTGGAGCGGCGGATCGAGGAGTCGGGGCTCGGCTGGACCGTCCTGCGCACGACCCAGTTCCACGACCTGCTGGTCACGATCCTCGGCGGACTGGCCAAGCCGCCCGTCATGCTGGTCCCGGCCGGGGTCCAGGACCAGCCGGTGGAGGTGACCGAGGTCGCGGACCGCCTGGTGGAGCTGGCGCTCGCCGCGCCGGCCGGGCGGGTGGCGGACATGGGCGGCCCCGAAGTACGGACCCTGGACTCGCTGGCCCGCGCCTATCTCCGGGCGACCGGGCGGCGCCGGGCGGTGGCACGGCTGCCGCTGTTCGGCCGGACCTACCGCGCCTGCCGCGAGGGCGGGCTGCTGGCGCCGGAACAGGCGGTGGGCAAGACGACGTTCGAGGAGTACCTGGGGCGCCGCTTCGGCGGCTGA